From the Musa acuminata AAA Group cultivar baxijiao chromosome BXJ3-7, Cavendish_Baxijiao_AAA, whole genome shotgun sequence genome, one window contains:
- the LOC103974031 gene encoding folate transporter 1, chloroplastic, giving the protein MPPADEAERWKWENAGAGAVAGFATVAALHPLDVVRTRFQVTDGRASHLPLYRNTAHAIYTIARTEGFKGLYSGFYPAVFGSTISWGLYFFFYSRAKQRYLTRNNEQLSPSYHLLSAAEAGVLVSLFTNPIWLVKTRMQLQTPHQDYRPYSGLYDALRTILKEEGWKGLYRGIGPSLLLVTHGAIQFTAYEELRKLATYMKGKGGKAKITEGDNLLNSFDYAALGASSKSFAILFTYPYQVVRSRLQQRPNIDGIPKYLDSWHVVKDTARFEGLGGFYRGITSNILKNIPASSITFVVYENVLHILKLNRRQS; this is encoded by the exons ATGCCGCCCGCGGACGAAGCGGAGAGGTGGAAGTGGGAAAACGCCGGCGCCGGCGCCGTCGCAGGGTTCGCCACAGTCGCCGCCCTCCATCCCCTCGACGTTGTCCGTACTCGCTTTCAAG TTACCGATGGACGAGCTTCGCATCTTCCGCTCTACAGGAACACCGCGCACGCTATTTATACTATTGCTAGAACCGAG GGCTTCAAAGGGCTATATTCAGGTTTTTATCCAGCAGTCTTTGGATCTACCATTTCGTGGGGCCTCTACTTCTTCTT ctATAGCAGAGCAAAACAAAGGTACTTAACAAGGAACAATGAGCAGCTCAGCCCCAGCTATCATCTTCTCTCTGCAGCTGAAGCTGGTGTTTTG GTATCCTTGTTTACCAATCCTATTTGGCTTGTAAAAACACGAATGCAGCTCCAAACACCTCACCAAGATTATCGGCCATATTCTGGACTGTATG ATGCTTTGAGGACCATTTTAAAAGAGGAAGGATGGAAGGGACTTTATAGAGGGATTGGACCGAGTCTTCTGCTT GTTACTCATGGTGCAATCCAATTTACTGCTTATGAGGAGCTCCGTAAACTTGCTACTTACATGAAGGGCAAAGGTGGAAAGGCAAAAATTACTGAAGGTGATAACCTACTG AACTCATTTGATTATGCTGCTCTTGGAGCTTCCTCAAAATCGTTTGCCATTCTATTCACATATCCATATCAG GTTGTTCGATCACGCTTACAG CAAAGACCTAATATTGATGGAATCCCCAAATATTTGGATAGTTGGCACGTGGTGAAAGATACTGCAAG GTTCGAAGGGCTTGGAGGATTTTACAGAGGCATCACATCCAACATATTGAAAAATATCCCAGCATCTTCCATAACCTTTGTGGTGTATGAAAATGTTCTTCACATTCTTAAATTAAACAGAAGGCAGAGCTGA